A region of the Vibrio tubiashii genome:
TGTGATCGAACAAGCGCTTGTCCATCGCGTGCACTTCGTTGCGTCTAAAGTCACGGCATAGATGATTCAAACGACCAAGCTCTTTGTCGATATAGTTGCTGCCATCGAAATAACACGTTTCAAGCGCTTCGCGGGTATGTAGGTTGGTTAAGGCTAATGAGCGAGGTTGATCAGGATAAGATGCCCAAGCCACACTTGGCGCGCAACTCGCTACGACTAAACCACTTCCGGCTAGCTTAATAAAATCTCGTCGGGATAATGCCACTTTAAATTTCCTTCACAATGTTGTTGCCCTAACGTGTCAAACGGCGACACTACCGAACTCTATTGTGAAGTGCAAATGCATAAAACATGCTCAAAGTCGCATTGTATTCGCTATTTTTTGCTTAACTATTGAACCTATTAATAAAATTGTTTTTGGAAAATAAACGTAAAGAGTCTGTCAATTCTAGCCCTTTGTGTAACGAAATCTGTCTAGGCGGTAAATATCTTCCCTATAGTGGACATTCCCTTCCTCGTACCATGCCGTTTGATAAATGATATGTACCGGGATACGGCTTTTTAGCGGAATCGATTGATTCGGCATAGGCTCTACTGGCTCATTCTCTTGCGCAGTTTCTTCCTCTTCCATGTTTAGTCCTTGAGACTCTAGCAGTGTCACCGCAAAGAGATCCGCATTCTCTACTCGGATACACCCTGAACTAAATGCCCTTTGCGTTTCATCGAATAACCCTTTGCTCGGTGTATCATGAAGGTAAATGGCACGTCGATTCGGCGTATTGAATTTATACAGCCCCAACGCGTTGGAATTACCCGACAACTGTGTCATTCGATACGGGAACGAACTCGGTCTTAGATTCTCCCAATCAATTTCTTCAGGGTTGATCACCTCGCTAGAACCCCATTTAGGCACAATCTTAATATTTTGGCGAGTGAGATACTCAACATCTTCCTTCACCTTTGGAATAATATCTTCCACCATGATTTTCCACGGTACATTCCAGGTTGGATTCAAGATAAGTGAGTCTAATTTTGTATTCATAACAGGTGTCGGTCGACCTTTGCGACCCACTACCACTTTCGATTCAAACAGTTGCTCCCCTTGCGCCCAGTACTTCATCTCAAAGCTTGGTACATTCACTACGATGATAGTGTCGCGCTGATTTGGCCAGTATCGAATCCGCTCCGCATTGATAGCGAGTGTCGACAAGCGCTTTTCTATGGGTAGGTTTAACCACTTAATCGTATCAGGGCCAATAATGCCATCTTCCTTTAGGCCATGAAGTCTTTGAAATTGCTTAATAGCGGTCTCTAGTGTGCTATCAAACCAAGTCACATCCTTTCTGACATCGATCAGGTCAACATCGACAACTTCTAATCGTTGAAGCAAAGCCTCTCTATTGGTGAGTTTGTCTCCGACTTGCTTTAACCCTTGTTGCACGTACAAAGGGGTATCCAACTTCTGAAACTTGATCAAATGGAGGTAGGTATCGATCAGATATTGGTAACCAGCAGAGTCAGGGGTGTAACGGTCAATGAGATCGCCTAATGATTGCTGTGCGATTGCGCGATGAGTAGCAATCAATGAACTATTTGGTGGCAGTGGTAAGCTATGAGCCATCTTCTTGTCAAAGAACCATTTATTACCGCTGGTCATAGAGTTCTCCGCATAGCTAAGGTAGAGAAGCAATGTGTCCGTTGCCAGCACATCATATTCAAACCAGCGGTTACTCTTACGATAGAATTGCAAATAACTAAGTTGACGGGAAAACAGAGAACTAAAACTGGC
Encoded here:
- a CDS encoding L,D-transpeptidase family protein: MGKWTCWLLVLCLAPSTTFATQYFNQIGWLEPDSQLHRLLQYPAVVEDIYRNNDSQMIWFDLQQSSKLEFQLEVIHHASFSSLFSRQLSYLQFYRKSNRWFEYDVLATDTLLLYLSYAENSMTSGNKWFFDKKMAHSLPLPPNSSLIATHRAIAQQSLGDLIDRYTPDSAGYQYLIDTYLHLIKFQKLDTPLYVQQGLKQVGDKLTNREALLQRLEVVDVDLIDVRKDVTWFDSTLETAIKQFQRLHGLKEDGIIGPDTIKWLNLPIEKRLSTLAINAERIRYWPNQRDTIIVVNVPSFEMKYWAQGEQLFESKVVVGRKGRPTPVMNTKLDSLILNPTWNVPWKIMVEDIIPKVKEDVEYLTRQNIKIVPKWGSSEVINPEEIDWENLRPSSFPYRMTQLSGNSNALGLYKFNTPNRRAIYLHDTPSKGLFDETQRAFSSGCIRVENADLFAVTLLESQGLNMEEEETAQENEPVEPMPNQSIPLKSRIPVHIIYQTAWYEEGNVHYREDIYRLDRFRYTKG